The Plectropomus leopardus isolate mb chromosome 1, YSFRI_Pleo_2.0, whole genome shotgun sequence sequence tcagtgGATATTGATATAATCATTTTATAGCTGTTTAGGTATTTTTAccatttatccattacttttagctaactttTACAGCCATTTGTTCATTGGTAGTGTTAGCTAAATATGTCTACCATTTATCAATTACTTTTGGCTAACTATTTCAACTCTGTCAGATACTTTTGgctatttccatttttctgttCACTTGATAACTTTGAactatatgtatatacatgCTCTGTTACCTGTGCCTCTTACAGTGGTCAAGCCACAGTACTTGGACAAATTAACCACGCTTAACATCATATGACTTGGTAGCCCAAGGCTGGATTACAGACCCTGATACTATACTCACATATCGGGACATAAAACTATCTGAGTTCATACACTTTGGTATAATAGAGGTAACAGAATGCACATCTCCTCACAAACCAGCATCCTCAACCATCCCTCAAGGCGTGACATAGCTTGCTTTCACATTCTACAGCATCACATCCATTTGGAATAGCATCaggctttttattttcctccttcacacaaatatatgtataaatgtatacCTTTTGACCtagtcatcatttttatttttattttttttcaaatgagctttttcacaatatttcaaTTGGTCTGTGAACTACAGAAGTACACCTAAGGGTTCAAGTAGGCTACATCTGGTTGGGAATCACTACGAGAGTGTCCTGAGCAAGCCATAGCTTAAATCTATTTTCAGGGTCAGCAACCATGCAGTTATATTAAATACACAATTTCAATATTATTTATGCATGAAAACTGTTCTGAAAATAAGTTCTACCTCCCTTGTACATTTCCAGAATGAAAGAGAACAGATCATGACCACAAATGTCTGGCTTACTCAGGTAAGTGACACTCAGAGTCTCGTTTATATGTCTTGTTAAATGTCCTTCCCCCTGAACTTGAATTAAACCGTATCCATTCTTCCTCTCTCAATGTGGAACAAACTGCTTCTGTAATTGAGCTCCAAACACACTTCTCTGATAACGAAGCATGTAATTAGAAATGAGCTGGTCTTGAGAAAGTGTGTGGAAGTCGGACTTGACGGCCaggtctctgtgtgtctccagcACTGGGTGGATTACAGGTTGTCATGGGACCCTGCAAAGTATGAAGGTATCGACAAGCTGCGCATTCCCTCCAGACACATCTGGCTCCCAGATATTGTCCTGTACAACAAGTAAGCATCACTGGAATGTCATTATGTAAAGTTACAGAGAGATTTTACATGTTTACGTGCAATTGAGtcaaaagataagataagataagaaaagatAAGATTATTATATAAAGGAATGTTCTCCATAAgattaaattcatgtttttgagtAGAAATGGGAAACTTTCTTATTGCTAGACTTTTGAGAATGGAATAAGATGTTTTCTGTTTACCATCAGTATCTTCCAGCTGACTCTCTGAAGCCTCTTGagagtacatatatatatgattgAAGGTTTTAGTCTTTCCTCTGTGGATTTTGGTTTTGATATTGATTGGACAGTCCTTGGCTGTGAGAAATAACCAATACAAATTTTCAGTATGAGTAGCTTCCCTCTTATCTTCACTTCACTCCTCACTTTAGGATTGATAACACAAGCCTCAGAGATTGATTCACAGGCCCTCTAAAGTTTTCTTTCtcgtttttcttccttttctaaTAGCGCTGATGGTACCTATGAGGTAACAGTCTTCACCAATGCCATTGTCCTTTTCAATGGCAGCATCAACTGGCTTCCTCCAGCCATCTACAAAAGCGCCTGTAAGATCGAGGTCAAACATTTTCCCTTTGACCAGCAGAACTGCACTCTCAAGTTTCGCTCTTGGACGTATGACCACACAGAGATCGACCTGATCTTGAAGACTGAGGTGGCTAGTATGGATGATTTTACTCCCAGTGGGGAGTGGGATATCCTGGCACTGCCAGGCAGACGAACTGTAAACCCCCTGGATCCCACCTACGTGGACCTCACATACGACTTCATCATCAAGAGAAAGCCCCTTTTCTACACCATAAACCTCATCATCCCCTGTGTTTTGATCACCTCTCTGGCCATCCTGGTCTTTTATTTACCTTCAGACTGCGGGGAGAAGATGACCCTCTGCATCTCTGTCCTCTTGGCTCTCactgttttcttgcttttgaTCTCAAAGATTGTTCCTCCCACCTCACTGGATGTGCCCCTTATCGGCAAGTACCTGATGTTCACAATGGTGTTGGTGACCTTCTCCATTATCACCAGTGTGTGCGTGCTCAACGTACACCACCGCTCTCCCAGCACCCACACCATGCCCACCTGGGTCAAGCTGATATTTCTTGTCAAACTGCCGGCCTTACTCTTCATGAAACGCCCTCAGAATAACTCCGCACGCCAGCGACTTCGCCAGCAGCGGTGTCTACGGGCGAGAAGAGCCATTCTGGGCTTGGGTTACCCAGTCGTATCCAAAACAGGTATTACCATGTCGTCTTCTGCCCTGCTGTCTTCCGATTCTGCCTTCTCCACCCCAGGACACAAAAATCTAGCACCTCCGCTGGGCTACAGTCACTCTAACAGAAAGGGGGATTTGCGCTGCACTGATTACCTCCCCAGTGGTTTCACTTCCACCCAGGACCTCCAGCAGAGAAGCAGCTCAGATTGGGCTGCTGATGTCCAGGAGGCGGTGAACGGGGTGCGCTTTGTGGCTGAGCACATGATgggagatgatgatgatcagAGTGTATGTATACACATTTAAACCCAATATTTAATCATGGCCAAGTTTTTGCTAGATTTGTTGTGCTGCTAAATGATTTGACTTctgaaatttgatttaaaagtccagtgtgtaggatttagggtgaTATATGGGGGGGggataaaatataatttaataattctgttttcttaagtgtattatcaccagaaaatatatttttttaatgtttttgttacctcagCCCTTTATATCTACTTAGGGGGAGGATCCTCATCCACCGAGATCAGCAttttgcactgccatgttttgacagtagcccagaacagacaaaccaaacactggctctagatagggccatttgcatcagccaccatagttagtACCCCCAACgcatgttgttcttt is a genomic window containing:
- the chrnb4 gene encoding neuronal acetylcholine receptor subunit beta-4, with amino-acid sequence MTRALSILAYFFSLIYCSSCADSEERLMNWLLGKDRYNPLIRPAINRTERVPVKLQVSLAQLISVNEREQIMTTNVWLTQHWVDYRLSWDPAKYEGIDKLRIPSRHIWLPDIVLYNNADGTYEVTVFTNAIVLFNGSINWLPPAIYKSACKIEVKHFPFDQQNCTLKFRSWTYDHTEIDLILKTEVASMDDFTPSGEWDILALPGRRTVNPLDPTYVDLTYDFIIKRKPLFYTINLIIPCVLITSLAILVFYLPSDCGEKMTLCISVLLALTVFLLLISKIVPPTSLDVPLIGKYLMFTMVLVTFSIITSVCVLNVHHRSPSTHTMPTWVKLIFLVKLPALLFMKRPQNNSARQRLRQQRCLRARRAILGLGYPVVSKTGITMSSSALLSSDSAFSTPGHKNLAPPLGYSHSNRKGDLRCTDYLPSGFTSTQDLQQRSSSDWAADVQEAVNGVRFVAEHMMGDDDDQSVIEDWKYVAMVVDRMFLWIFVIVCVVGTLGLFLQPVFQSHIVPSQQPSSETPRI